Proteins encoded within one genomic window of Amorphus orientalis:
- a CDS encoding GumC family protein: MSEETGHARDSAPSEDQWSPAQGWLANPLVWLVRVVWQRRLMIALIVIVGTALSVLFALSLPDVYRASALVEIQLDPEQVLDGARQTSGWQPVDNITETQVQVIGAEANLWTVIETLDLEYNPAFNPALNPETGLLSRLLPEPDPEATADPERARNRMVRELRENLSVTRIGQSNAVRVSYRATSPELAAQVANGVVDVYLESEVAASRSFAQTSLGLLRERLANLRQDVDEREQAVEDWRRESGISEGVSSTVLRERITQLSIELSRAQAALAEARATNQTRGQSNARRSSDPKVIDSQLIQNLVEQEAEEEREVARLEALYQPSHPKLIAAKASLQSVRNAIETETDKITDSLGRSEEIQTDRVASLARDVDELRSELADQREAEIRLRALEQEAEAARGVYETFLARQSEVQSRVGLERPDARVVAEASPPLTPSSPNRPLVVMAGMVFSAFLAVALAIVLAQFRRSVGAASDVQELLGVPPLAELPHAGGRRGEFAPVAEIVDSPDGAFAEALRALRVSLLIGRSSPRAMGVLVASGEDGEGKTTVAASLARAAALSGDRVLLIDCDFEQPTVHELFGGQDMIGISNVLLDRTDSERAIQIDRSTPALYMSCGSAGASASSFYRSVAWADMIDLLSEHLDLIILDAPSLARVPDARFLAGVVDATLVVARANRTAREALRESVQQCQVPGGVAETAIVLNDVSER; the protein is encoded by the coding sequence ATGAGTGAAGAGACCGGCCACGCCCGGGACAGTGCACCGAGCGAAGACCAGTGGTCGCCGGCCCAGGGGTGGCTCGCGAACCCGCTCGTGTGGCTGGTGCGCGTCGTCTGGCAGCGGCGGCTGATGATCGCCCTGATCGTGATCGTCGGCACGGCGCTGAGCGTTCTGTTCGCGCTGTCGCTCCCGGATGTCTACCGGGCCTCCGCCCTCGTCGAAATCCAGCTCGATCCGGAACAGGTCCTCGACGGCGCCCGGCAGACAAGCGGCTGGCAGCCCGTCGACAACATCACCGAGACCCAGGTCCAGGTGATCGGGGCGGAAGCCAATCTGTGGACCGTCATCGAAACGCTGGATCTGGAATACAACCCCGCCTTCAACCCGGCCCTCAATCCGGAGACCGGCCTTCTGTCCCGCCTGCTGCCGGAACCGGATCCCGAGGCGACCGCCGATCCCGAGCGCGCCCGCAACCGGATGGTGCGCGAACTCAGGGAGAATCTCAGCGTCACCCGGATCGGCCAGTCCAATGCGGTTCGGGTGAGCTATCGGGCCACGTCGCCGGAGCTCGCGGCGCAGGTCGCCAACGGCGTGGTCGACGTCTATCTGGAATCCGAGGTCGCCGCGTCGCGCAGCTTTGCCCAGACCAGCCTCGGCCTTCTCCGGGAGCGGCTGGCCAACCTGCGCCAGGACGTCGACGAGCGCGAGCAGGCGGTCGAGGACTGGCGCCGGGAAAGCGGCATATCCGAAGGGGTCTCGTCCACTGTCCTGCGCGAACGGATCACCCAGCTCAGCATCGAACTCAGCCGGGCCCAGGCGGCTCTCGCCGAGGCGCGGGCGACGAACCAGACACGCGGACAGTCGAACGCGCGCAGGTCCAGCGATCCGAAGGTGATCGATTCCCAGCTGATCCAGAACCTGGTGGAGCAGGAAGCGGAGGAGGAGCGCGAGGTCGCCCGGCTGGAAGCCCTCTATCAGCCGTCCCATCCCAAGCTGATCGCGGCGAAGGCCTCGCTCCAGTCCGTGCGCAACGCGATCGAGACCGAAACCGACAAGATCACCGACAGCCTGGGCCGCAGCGAAGAGATCCAGACCGACCGGGTGGCGAGCCTGGCCCGGGACGTGGACGAGCTCAGAAGCGAACTGGCCGATCAGCGCGAGGCGGAGATCCGGCTGCGGGCGCTGGAGCAGGAGGCCGAAGCGGCGCGGGGCGTCTACGAGACCTTCCTGGCCCGCCAGAGCGAGGTGCAGAGCCGGGTCGGGCTGGAACGGCCCGATGCGCGCGTGGTGGCGGAGGCCTCGCCGCCGTTGACGCCGAGTTCCCCGAACCGGCCGCTGGTGGTGATGGCCGGGATGGTCTTCTCCGCATTTCTCGCCGTGGCGCTCGCCATTGTGCTCGCCCAGTTCCGGCGGTCGGTCGGAGCTGCCTCCGACGTTCAGGAGCTTCTCGGCGTCCCGCCTCTGGCGGAGCTTCCCCATGCCGGCGGCCGCAGAGGCGAGTTCGCACCGGTCGCCGAGATCGTCGATTCCCCCGACGGGGCCTTCGCGGAAGCGCTGCGGGCCCTCAGGGTGTCGCTTCTGATCGGGCGGTCCTCTCCGCGCGCCATGGGCGTGCTGGTCGCTTCGGGCGAGGATGGGGAAGGCAAGACCACGGTGGCCGCGTCCCTCGCCCGGGCCGCCGCCCTGTCCGGCGACCGGGTGCTGCTGATCGACTGCGACTTCGAGCAGCCGACCGTCCACGAGCTGTTCGGCGGTCAGGACATGATCGGCATCTCCAACGTCCTTCTCGACCGGACCGACAGCGAACGGGCCATCCAGATCGACCGGTCGACACCGGCTCTCTACATGTCCTGCGGCAGCGCGGGGGCGAGCGCGTCGAGCTTCTACCGCTCCGTCGCCTGGGCCGACATGATCGACCTCCTCAGCGAGCACCTGGATCTGATCATCCTCGACGCTCCGTCGCTGGCGCGGGTTCCGGATGCGCGGTTCCTGGCCGGGGTGGTCGACGCCACCCTGGTCGTCGCCCGGGCGAACCGGACGGCCCGGGAGGCGCTGCGCGAGAGCGTGCAGCAATGCCAGGTGCCCGGCGGCGTCGCCGAGACCGCGATCGTCCTCAACGACGTCAGCGAGCGATAA
- a CDS encoding WecB/TagA/CpsF family glycosyltransferase yields the protein MTARNQVRLFGIDLDVLDLRGAVERIMDFAGKRPARIVVTPNLDHLLKLQSDAAFHAAYLETDLVLADGMPLVWLSRLEATPLPERVAGSELIVPVCREAAARGRSVFFLGTTDAVLAEAEARLRQEIPEIKVAGRHAPGFGFREDDAAQKQAAEIVAASGADILFLALGAPTQEVFAVRYRDTIGCGVVLCIGAGLDFLAGRTSAAPVWMRRSGGEWIWRVLQEPARLAPRYGRILWRLPGLLGAHFSERRARRTGDPG from the coding sequence ATGACCGCGCGCAATCAAGTCCGCCTGTTCGGCATCGATCTCGACGTCCTCGATCTCCGGGGTGCGGTCGAGCGGATCATGGACTTCGCCGGAAAGCGCCCGGCGCGAATCGTCGTGACCCCCAATCTGGATCACCTCCTGAAACTGCAGAGCGACGCCGCGTTCCATGCCGCCTATCTCGAGACCGATCTGGTACTGGCCGACGGCATGCCGCTGGTCTGGCTCTCGCGTCTGGAAGCCACGCCGCTTCCCGAACGGGTCGCAGGTTCGGAACTGATCGTCCCGGTCTGCCGGGAAGCGGCGGCGCGGGGACGGTCCGTCTTTTTCCTGGGGACGACCGACGCGGTTCTCGCCGAGGCCGAAGCCCGATTGAGGCAGGAGATCCCGGAAATCAAAGTGGCCGGCCGCCACGCTCCCGGTTTCGGGTTTCGCGAGGACGATGCCGCCCAGAAGCAGGCGGCGGAGATCGTGGCTGCGAGCGGCGCCGATATTCTGTTCCTGGCCCTCGGCGCGCCGACCCAGGAGGTGTTCGCGGTCAGATATCGCGACACGATCGGGTGCGGCGTCGTGCTGTGCATCGGTGCCGGCCTCGACTTCCTGGCCGGACGGACGTCGGCAGCCCCGGTCTGGATGCGGCGCAGCGGCGGCGAGTGGATCTGGCGGGTTCTTCAGGAGCCGGCCCGGCTGGCGCCGCGCTACGGCCGGATCCTGTGGCGGCTGCCCGGCCTCCTGGGCGCCCATTTCTCCGAGCGGCGCGCCCGCAGGACGGGCGACCCGGGCTGA
- a CDS encoding BolA family protein, translating into MPDMAERIRTKLTEALDPQAMEIIDESHLHAGHSGSREGGETHFRVKIVSPAFSGMSRIDRHRLVNKLLQAELEERVHALALKTTAPEEAQ; encoded by the coding sequence ATGCCGGACATGGCGGAGAGGATTCGCACCAAGCTGACCGAGGCGCTGGATCCGCAGGCGATGGAAATCATCGACGAGTCGCACCTCCACGCCGGGCATTCAGGATCGCGCGAAGGCGGAGAGACCCATTTCCGGGTCAAGATCGTCTCGCCGGCTTTCTCCGGAATGAGCCGCATCGACCGGCATCGTCTCGTCAACAAGCTGCTCCAGGCCGAACTGGAGGAACGGGTTCACGCCCTGGCCCTCAAGACGACCGCGCCGGAGGAGGCGCAATAG
- a CDS encoding D-alanyl-D-alanine carboxypeptidase family protein: MNRVAVFRRMRDAAQKILLAGLVVATVAGTARAEIGSYIVFDLNTGVILDEHNPTKPWYPASLTKLMTAYVVFRALDEGRITLKSPVVMSENARREPPSKMGFPVGSVITIDTALKIILVKSANDVSVALGEAVSGSESEFLRAMNRESRRLGMTQSNWTNPHGLPDKNHVSSARDMAMLVQQIRKEFPEYDHLFKITGFKLGPKTYKNHNYLVGHFPGTTGMKTGFICSSGFNLAATAKRGGRELGAIVLGGYTSRERNEETAKLLEIGFRARTGLFSGKRRTIDDLRHLSVTAGRPVDLRPIVCGSSRPKTAYSDRSNVVPFDEVDEQQMANAYAANGRDAFNTLFTGGRDEVTLSETGTQVISYLRKSVPVDPPIVLSMGGAEGPPVGVDPETGEPASVAAGMIPVPRPRPLLALVTDTNRIDPAEVVALADSVRRSAKAAADPGASQSIAGEIVSGETVSGEDGAIALAEDGAAMTGANETDPAASTSIPWFPKPKPGE, encoded by the coding sequence GTGAACCGCGTTGCCGTCTTCCGCCGCATGCGTGATGCCGCCCAGAAAATCCTGCTAGCCGGTCTGGTCGTCGCCACTGTCGCCGGAACCGCGCGCGCGGAGATCGGGTCCTACATCGTCTTCGACCTGAATACCGGCGTGATCCTGGACGAGCACAATCCGACCAAGCCCTGGTATCCTGCCTCGCTGACCAAGCTGATGACGGCCTATGTGGTGTTCCGCGCCCTCGACGAGGGTCGGATCACGCTCAAGTCCCCCGTGGTCATGAGCGAAAACGCCCGGCGGGAGCCGCCCAGCAAGATGGGCTTTCCGGTCGGCAGCGTGATCACCATCGACACCGCGCTGAAGATCATTCTGGTCAAGTCCGCCAACGATGTTTCGGTCGCGCTGGGCGAGGCCGTTTCCGGGTCGGAATCGGAGTTCCTGCGGGCGATGAACCGCGAGAGCCGCCGCCTGGGGATGACCCAGTCGAACTGGACGAACCCGCACGGCCTGCCCGACAAGAACCATGTCTCGTCGGCGCGGGACATGGCGATGCTGGTCCAGCAGATCCGCAAGGAATTTCCTGAGTACGACCATCTCTTCAAGATCACCGGTTTCAAGCTCGGACCGAAGACCTACAAGAACCACAACTATCTGGTTGGCCATTTCCCCGGCACCACGGGCATGAAGACCGGGTTCATCTGCTCGTCCGGGTTCAATCTGGCGGCCACGGCCAAGCGCGGCGGCCGCGAGCTCGGCGCCATCGTGCTCGGCGGCTACACCTCGCGCGAGCGCAACGAGGAGACGGCGAAGCTTCTCGAGATCGGGTTTCGCGCCCGCACCGGCTTGTTCTCCGGCAAGCGCCGCACGATCGACGATCTCCGCCACCTCTCGGTGACGGCCGGCCGACCGGTGGACCTTCGGCCGATCGTGTGCGGCAGCTCGCGTCCCAAGACGGCCTACTCCGACCGCAGCAACGTGGTCCCGTTCGACGAGGTCGACGAGCAGCAGATGGCGAACGCCTATGCCGCGAACGGGCGCGACGCCTTCAACACCCTGTTCACCGGCGGCCGTGACGAGGTCACCCTCAGCGAGACCGGAACCCAGGTGATTTCCTATCTCCGCAAGAGCGTGCCCGTGGACCCGCCGATCGTGCTGTCGATGGGCGGTGCCGAAGGTCCGCCCGTGGGCGTCGATCCCGAGACCGGCGAACCGGCTTCGGTGGCCGCCGGCATGATTCCGGTGCCCCGACCGCGTCCGCTGCTCGCGCTGGTGACGGACACGAACCGGATCGATCCGGCCGAGGTGGTGGCGCTTGCCGACAGCGTCCGCCGCTCGGCCAAGGCCGCGGCCGATCCCGGTGCAAGCCAGTCCATCGCCGGCGAGATCGTATCGGGCGAGACGGTCTCGGGCGAAGACGGGGCGATCGCGCTTGCCGAGGACGGCGCGGCAATGACCGGTGCGAACGAGACCGATCCGGCCGCTTCGACCAGCATTCCCTGGTTCCCGAAGCCGAAACCCGGCGAGTAA
- a CDS encoding CobW family GTP-binding protein gives MTEPTAPDADKARRREPIPLTVITGFLGAGKTTLLNRLLKAPEMANAAVIVNEFGDIPLDHLMVENVGDDVVELSSGCLCCTVRGELVSTLEGFLRNLDNKRIERLSRVVIETTGLAHPGPILQAVMLHPYLVQRFRLDGVITLVDAVNGMATLDGHEEAMAQVGIADRIVLTKTDLLPDADRDAKALVARLSAINPMARILDNARGEATVTALTGTGLYDPETKRANVAAWLGEDWERETRHAPGHEHASGHDHGHAHAHGHDHDHPVNLHSDSVRAFTLETDRPIEVGALDMFLDLLAASHGPKLLRVKGIVKLADDETKPLVLHAVQHVFHPPVRLESWPEGARTSRLVFIVDDLPEGFVRRLFDAFTGKPSVDTPDAAALTDNPLAISGFRP, from the coding sequence ATGACCGAGCCGACAGCGCCGGATGCCGACAAGGCCCGGCGACGCGAACCGATTCCGCTGACCGTCATCACCGGCTTTCTCGGCGCCGGCAAGACGACGCTGCTCAACCGGCTGCTGAAAGCTCCGGAGATGGCCAACGCGGCGGTGATCGTGAACGAGTTCGGCGACATTCCGCTCGACCATCTGATGGTGGAGAATGTCGGCGACGACGTGGTCGAGCTGTCGTCGGGCTGCCTGTGCTGCACAGTGCGCGGCGAGCTGGTCTCCACGCTCGAAGGGTTCCTGCGCAACCTCGACAACAAGCGGATCGAACGGCTGAGCCGGGTCGTGATCGAGACGACCGGCCTTGCCCATCCCGGCCCGATCCTGCAGGCCGTGATGCTGCATCCCTATCTGGTCCAGCGCTTTCGCCTCGACGGCGTCATCACCCTCGTGGACGCGGTGAACGGCATGGCCACCCTGGATGGCCACGAGGAAGCCATGGCCCAGGTCGGGATCGCCGACCGGATCGTGCTGACGAAGACGGACCTTCTCCCCGACGCGGACCGGGACGCCAAAGCGCTCGTCGCGCGGCTGTCGGCCATCAACCCGATGGCGCGGATTCTGGACAACGCCCGCGGAGAGGCAACCGTCACGGCCCTCACCGGCACCGGCCTTTACGATCCCGAGACCAAGCGGGCGAACGTCGCCGCGTGGCTCGGAGAGGACTGGGAACGGGAAACGCGGCACGCGCCCGGCCACGAGCATGCGTCCGGGCATGATCACGGCCACGCCCATGCTCACGGGCACGACCACGACCATCCGGTCAATCTCCACTCCGACAGCGTGCGCGCTTTCACTCTGGAAACCGATCGGCCGATCGAGGTCGGCGCGCTCGACATGTTCCTGGACCTGCTGGCGGCCAGCCACGGCCCGAAGCTGTTGCGGGTCAAAGGCATCGTGAAGCTGGCCGACGACGAGACGAAGCCGCTGGTTCTGCATGCCGTCCAGCACGTGTTCCATCCGCCTGTCCGGCTGGAGTCCTGGCCCGAGGGCGCGCGAACCTCTCGACTGGTGTTCATCGTCGACGATCTCCCGGAAGGCTTCGTCCGGCGCCTGTTCGACGCCTTCACCGGCAAGCCGTCCGTCGATACGCCGGACGCCGCCGCTCTCACCGACAATCCGCTGGCAATATCGGGATTCCGGCCATAA
- a CDS encoding sulfurtransferase TusA family protein, which translates to MLSTRDEDDKMSAGSPNGEETHLDLKGLKCPMPVLRLAKAIRSADEGARFRVEATDPMAKLDVAHFCNTKGHRLLESAEGEDGVLSFLVEAGGPTAEATD; encoded by the coding sequence ATGCTCTCGACGCGCGACGAGGACGACAAGATGTCTGCCGGCTCACCCAACGGCGAAGAAACCCATCTGGATCTCAAGGGCCTGAAGTGCCCGATGCCGGTGCTGCGGCTGGCCAAGGCGATCCGAAGCGCCGACGAAGGTGCGCGCTTCCGGGTGGAGGCGACCGATCCCATGGCGAAGCTCGACGTCGCCCACTTCTGCAACACCAAGGGTCACCGTCTTCTGGAAAGCGCGGAAGGCGAGGACGGCGTCCTCTCCTTTCTCGTCGAGGCGGGAGGCCCGACCGCCGAAGCGACCGACTGA
- a CDS encoding DUF3422 family protein, whose protein sequence is MNDEADDLSGPFGFEVDPRRAEVIGEIHARPFLLFEAPRTVVHLAFLTSAAAAQRDRDRMSRLCLAQGVSGPGPAARHFVLDYLGGRLRWEQHAEFTTYTFDAPSAAFAEENGLPFGREVAAPGPLISACRVDLRLGSRTDPPPLDGFDPTSLCVSRAMGGAATIVTDFRQDADGLTRIRIVDHELKGAQMGALVQRLLEIETYRTLALLGLPEARRLTPAVSEVEHGLAEVTEAMRSSSGLSGNSRLLDQLSGLAARLEADAAASAFRFGASHAYHDIVHDRLASLREETVEAYSTWAGFLSRRLAPALRTCTSVEERQEKVSTKLTRATQSLRTRVDLELEQINRALLTSMNRRAKMQLRLQQTVEGLSVAAISYYVLGLIGYLADGASEAGLPFDPAIAKAVSVVVVVAVVALLVRRVARRHSDPGGDEDD, encoded by the coding sequence ATGAATGATGAGGCGGATGATCTGAGCGGTCCGTTCGGGTTCGAGGTGGATCCCCGGCGCGCCGAGGTGATTGGCGAGATCCATGCCCGCCCGTTTCTGCTGTTCGAAGCCCCGCGCACGGTCGTCCACCTGGCGTTCCTGACCTCCGCGGCGGCGGCTCAGCGCGATAGGGACCGCATGTCCCGGCTCTGCCTCGCCCAGGGCGTGTCCGGCCCGGGGCCGGCGGCCCGGCACTTCGTCCTCGATTATCTGGGCGGCCGGCTGCGCTGGGAGCAGCACGCCGAGTTCACCACCTACACGTTCGATGCGCCGTCGGCGGCCTTCGCCGAGGAGAACGGCCTTCCGTTCGGCCGCGAGGTCGCGGCACCCGGTCCGCTGATTTCCGCCTGCCGGGTGGACCTGCGCTTGGGATCGCGGACCGATCCGCCGCCGCTGGATGGCTTCGATCCGACCAGCCTGTGCGTGTCCCGGGCCATGGGCGGTGCGGCGACCATCGTCACCGACTTCCGTCAGGATGCCGACGGCCTCACCCGGATCCGGATTGTCGACCACGAGTTGAAAGGCGCCCAGATGGGCGCGCTGGTGCAGCGCCTGCTGGAGATCGAGACCTACCGCACCCTCGCCCTTCTCGGGCTGCCGGAGGCGCGCCGGCTCACCCCCGCCGTCAGCGAGGTGGAGCACGGTCTGGCGGAAGTGACGGAAGCCATGCGCAGCTCCAGCGGACTGTCCGGCAACAGCCGTCTTCTCGATCAGCTTTCGGGTCTGGCTGCCCGGCTGGAGGCCGATGCGGCGGCGAGCGCATTCCGGTTCGGCGCGAGCCATGCCTATCACGACATCGTCCACGACCGTCTGGCCTCGCTGCGCGAAGAGACCGTCGAGGCCTACTCCACCTGGGCCGGCTTTCTCAGCCGCCGGCTGGCGCCGGCGCTCCGGACCTGCACGTCGGTCGAGGAGCGCCAGGAGAAGGTTTCCACGAAGCTCACCCGGGCGACCCAGTCGCTGAGGACCCGGGTGGATCTGGAACTGGAGCAGATCAACCGCGCGCTCCTGACTTCCATGAACCGGCGCGCCAAGATGCAGCTGCGCCTGCAGCAGACGGTCGAGGGGCTGTCGGTCGCGGCGATCAGCTACTACGTGCTCGGGCTGATCGGCTATCTCGCGGACGGTGCCAGCGAAGCCGGGCTGCCGTTCGATCCGGCGATCGCCAAGGCGGTGTCGGTGGTGGTCGTTGTTGCCGTCGTCGCCCTGTTGGTTCGCCGGGTGGCGCGGCGCCACAGCGACCCCGGCGGGGACGAGGACGACTGA
- a CDS encoding TRAP transporter large permease: METYEILVVALLGSFIVLLMTGYPIAWILAGLSLIFTLIGIAGPEYFGIDTYFLDSWSDFAIVVNRIWNLMENWVLTALPMFIFMGLMLERSGLAESLMKNFVQVFGRFRGGLAIAAILIGILFAASTGIVGASVVLLTVLAMPIMLAQGYDKSLAAGVLASSGTLGILIPPSIMLVIMADQLSLSVGDLFLGAVMPGVILGFLYIAYVLIVALVSPKSAPAPTHLEPLTFKVILRTLISVMPPLILIFAVLGTIFLGVATPTEAAGIGAFGALLLALFNGRLSFHVLKEVSYETTYTTAFIFGIFVGATAFALVMRSLGGDSFIEHILSSLPFGPSGIVIFVLFLAFMMGFFLDWLEITLIFLPLMAPVIVTLGFDPVWFTVMFAVALQTSFLTPPVGFSLFYLKGSAPPEVTTIDVYKGVIPFVILQLIALALVFTYPQIVLWLPAQAY; this comes from the coding sequence ATGGAAACCTACGAGATCCTCGTCGTCGCCCTTCTGGGCTCCTTCATCGTCCTGCTCATGACGGGGTATCCCATCGCGTGGATCCTCGCGGGACTGTCGCTGATCTTCACTCTGATCGGGATCGCGGGGCCGGAATATTTCGGCATTGACACCTACTTCCTGGATTCCTGGTCCGACTTCGCGATCGTCGTGAACCGGATCTGGAACCTGATGGAGAACTGGGTCCTCACGGCCCTGCCCATGTTCATCTTCATGGGGCTGATGCTGGAACGCTCCGGCCTGGCGGAATCCCTGATGAAGAACTTCGTCCAGGTGTTCGGCCGGTTCCGGGGCGGCCTCGCCATCGCCGCGATCCTGATCGGCATTCTGTTCGCCGCCTCCACCGGCATCGTCGGCGCCTCGGTCGTGCTGCTCACGGTGCTGGCCATGCCGATCATGCTGGCCCAGGGCTACGACAAGAGCCTTGCGGCCGGCGTCCTGGCGTCTTCCGGCACGCTGGGCATTCTCATTCCGCCCTCGATCATGCTGGTCATCATGGCCGACCAGCTGTCGCTGTCGGTCGGCGACCTCTTTCTCGGCGCCGTGATGCCGGGCGTGATCCTGGGCTTTCTCTATATCGCCTATGTCCTGATCGTCGCGCTGGTCAGCCCGAAGTCGGCGCCGGCCCCCACCCATCTGGAACCGCTGACCTTTAAGGTCATCCTGCGCACGCTGATCTCGGTGATGCCGCCGCTGATCCTGATCTTCGCCGTTCTCGGCACCATCTTCCTGGGCGTCGCGACACCCACCGAAGCCGCCGGCATCGGCGCGTTCGGCGCGCTCCTGCTGGCGCTGTTCAACGGTCGGCTGAGCTTCCACGTCCTCAAGGAGGTCAGCTACGAGACCACCTACACGACCGCCTTCATCTTCGGCATCTTCGTCGGCGCAACGGCTTTCGCCCTGGTGATGCGGTCGCTCGGCGGCGACAGCTTCATCGAGCACATCCTGTCCTCGCTGCCCTTCGGCCCGAGCGGCATCGTCATCTTCGTCCTGTTCCTGGCGTTCATGATGGGCTTCTTCCTCGACTGGCTGGAGATCACCCTGATCTTCCTGCCGCTGATGGCGCCGGTGATCGTCACGCTCGGCTTCGATCCGGTCTGGTTCACCGTCATGTTCGCGGTCGCCCTGCAGACCTCGTTCCTGACGCCGCCGGTCGGGTTCTCGCTGTTCTATCTGAAAGGGTCGGCGCCGCCGGAGGTGACGACGATCGACGTCTACAAGGGGGTCATTCCATTCGTGATCCTGCAGCTGATCGCGCTGGCGCTGGTCTTCACCTACCCGCAGATCGTCCTGTGGCTTCCGGCGCAGGCCTACTGA
- a CDS encoding TRAP transporter small permease subunit has translation MSDAHDRIIEAVEAAEHGKTAIPLPETRLSRVLDAVVNFFGQAVSWLWVVLIGIIITNVVLRYVFNEGLILFEELQWHVYAIGFMIGLSFAVVADRHVRIDVAAEHLSTRGRAWIELFGLFLFLLPFSILVAIEAVPFVQRAWDMGEVSIAPGGLGHRWALKAVIVVAFVLIALAALARLSRVTSLLFRFPRPLPPREG, from the coding sequence GTGAGCGACGCGCACGATCGCATCATCGAAGCCGTGGAGGCCGCCGAGCACGGCAAGACCGCGATTCCGCTTCCCGAAACCCGGCTGTCCCGGGTGCTGGATGCGGTGGTGAACTTCTTCGGCCAGGCGGTCTCGTGGCTCTGGGTGGTCCTGATCGGGATCATCATCACCAACGTCGTGCTGCGCTACGTCTTCAACGAAGGCCTGATCCTGTTCGAGGAGCTGCAATGGCACGTCTATGCCATCGGCTTCATGATCGGGCTCTCGTTCGCCGTGGTGGCCGACCGGCACGTGCGCATCGACGTGGCCGCGGAACATCTCAGCACGCGCGGCCGCGCCTGGATCGAGCTGTTCGGCCTCTTCCTGTTCCTGTTGCCCTTCTCGATCCTGGTGGCGATCGAGGCGGTGCCGTTCGTTCAGCGCGCCTGGGACATGGGCGAGGTGTCCATCGCGCCCGGCGGCCTCGGCCATCGCTGGGCGCTCAAGGCCGTCATCGTGGTCGCCTTCGTGCTCATTGCGCTCGCCGCCCTTGCCCGCCTGTCGCGGGTCACATCTCTCCTGTTCCGCTTTCCCCGTCCGCTCCCTCCGCGCGAAGGCTGA